The genomic interval TAAGCATAAAGTGTTGGTGCTAAGGGCATTTGGGGGCAAAGAACAACCCAAACACTGCAACTCAAATACACATAAGTGTATGAAATTTGTGCTGAGCAAATTTAAGGTCGAGAGTACTCCAAACACTACAACTCAAATCCGCTTAGCATAGAGAAAATGTGCCTAACGAATTTGAAGCAAAGAGCAAGTATAAATCctttaaaaaaacacaatttaacaAGAAAAAATCAAGTCTTAACTTCAAAATACACATCACAATTAATTTAAATCATCAACCACTTATACAATTGTTTAAACTTCCAACCATTTTCATCAATTAATATCTATTTCAATCAAGAAAGAAAACCCTGCAATAAAATTTTTGAACTTGCGACCACATCACCTTCACATCCATATTCTCTAACCTAGAGTTGTATTGAAAGATAACACTAGCTTCTTTTACCTGATTAGAAGGATGAGCACTCACAAAGTGTTCTAACTCCTAAGAAAAACAAGGATAGTCTAACCTGCAACACATAGTTCTGATTAATCGTTTGAGTACATCACTAGGACCCTGGACTAATAGAGATTAATCCTAAAGTCACATACAGTAAATGGAAAGCATGTTTACCTAAGTAAATGAAAACACAAATTGAGTCAAAGAAAGAATAAACATAAAGAACTTactctaaaaaaaatatgatcgAGCAATTTAGCTATAATCACTATCAAGAGTCCAAAGATAGTCTCTGATCGTTAATCTAATAAATGATGAGATTAGAAATTTATAGAGAATGcaaatgagaaaagaaaaacttttctaaaccctaaaccttaaacGTGTACAGGTGCTGTTGGCGGTGGTGTCAAGGCATTGCACACAACAAAAGTTGCCACCTTTTGTGTCTTCTCTGGTGCGGCCGGTAAGCAATGGTGGTGCAACCAGTGGGATGGTGGTGGCTGGGGGGCTGGTCGACAGCTTGTTAGCCTTTGAGAATGACGGAGGGTTCTACGGGTTTCCTCATCCCATGGGCTTGCTTGATTGATCGAGAAGTGTTTCCTAATAAGAAAGTGTCTGCTATGTCAGGCCAAAGGAAAACTTTTGCTCAGGCTTTGAGAAATACATGTAACATTCCTTTGTCTCAGCTACCTACTCCTTGTATTAACGGAGACATGGTTGTTGTCCGGGTTGATGGGGAAGATAACTTGGTTGGTCTTGAAGATTGAAGGACCCATCTACATGGTCGGATTATTCTATCTAAGGGGCATAAACCTCTCACACACAttgatttaactaaaaagttgcaaCTTGTGTGGAAGGCTATTGGACCGTGGAAATCAATCCCTCTTGGGAAgggtttttatgagtttgagttctCTTCTTTAGAAGACATGCAGTGGACTCTCGGGATGGGTTCATTGTAGCTATCTCCTAGTTTCTTGAGATTGTTTTCCTAGACAAAAGACTTTGTTCCATCTACTATGAAGAGTACTAAAACTCAGGCCTGGGTTAGAATCTACCATTTTCCTTTGGAATATTGGAGACCAAGGGCGATATTTTCCATCACTAGAGGCATTGGTACTTTTTTGTCTTTGAATGATCATACCATGAGAAAGAGTAACGGTTGTTTGCTAGAGTGCTGATGGATATTCATCTGTTATCCCCTCTTCTCGATCAGCTCTTGGTTGAACGTTCAGACTTTGCTTTTTTAGCCgatgtggaatatgaatggctccctCCATTCTACTCTCACTATAAGATGATTGGGCATGAGCTTGCTCATTGCCGCGTGATTCATGATCACGTTCGTGTTCTTAGACCTCAACATAAGCCTTCTCAGAAGACAACTCCTTATGAATAGGAATAAGGGAAGGTCGCAATTCCTAAACAACATAAAGAGTATCGGAAGAAAGATCAACAACCGAAGCTCCTGAAAAACCCTATTGGTAATTTGACAACTGATGTTCCTGACGGATCTAATGTAGGGTCACTCTTGGATTATCTTACTTCTAATAAAACAAACAGAGGGGATATACTTACCAGGCCTATGTCTGCTTCTTCTTTTCACTCATTTAGGATAAACTAATGGGCTTCTATCTACTCCTTCTTTACACTCATTTAAGGATAAACTAACGGTTGTTGTGATTCCAACCATTAGTTTAAGgagaatattaattaataacatTTACTCCATTATCATCATATAGTGCTCGCACTTTATAAAGTCTTgtattctatttttcttttaaatgataATACATTATGTTTTCTTTACCTTCTCTCTCACACTGTTTCCTTTTGCTTTCgatctctctccctctctcgaTTATTCCTTACATGGCATCCTCGTTTTTTCCATCCGAATGAGTAGTACCCACCCAAATACAAACATAATTATAAAGTTTTAATCAAAAGAGATCTTATCATCATTGAAAGGTAAATTCTTTCTACACCCAACATTTTTCAATCTGCacccaacacaattttaaaattctaaaagcaCCCTTTATTTCGAAAATAAAAAtctagaattgaaaataatacattttgaaaaattaaatccataagagattattgtattttggaaataaaaatccagaaagaaaaaataaaatcccattctggataaaaaaaaatccagaattaaaaataatacattatagAAAAGTAGATTtggaagagattattgtgttccgaaaataaaaatctgaaaaaaaaaatcaaaagcccATTTCAAATAAGAAAATCCgtaataaaaaaaagacaatTTCTTCCACACCATATCAATTACAACATGCATCCAATCcactataaaaaattataaaaatacccttcataaatgacaaaaataacctACAACAAAAGGAAGGTgtaaataaaaatcactttccaaacatttaatttgaaaatatttcgGATTTGAATAtccaaaacacatttttgaattcttgaaatttttatcgagaatatatttttaattttgtgttttggaTTTTCAAATCTGGAATATGGGTAGTTTTGAGATTTTGTAAAAATGATAGGGTGCAGGTCAAAATTgagatatggtgcaggaagaaattgtctacaaaaaatttgttttggaaaaaaaaatctggaaacatATTGCAGAAAAGGGGAtccagaatatatttttatacgTACCCCCTTTTTTTAAGgacatttttgttttttccGCTGAAATTGGGTGCACTGAAATTGGGTGCAGTAATCTCGTGCCGGAAGCAGTTGCCTCATTGAAAATGAATGGAAAAGAAATCCAAAGGAGAACGGTACTATTCAAACGATTTCACCATAAATATCAAATAAGGTAGTACAATTTACGCTTAACATCATAAGATGTTACTGTTATCATACTATATATTTGgcaaatttctaaaattattatctCGCAATAAATATCCacattaaaaaatcatataaaaccttattatttttcattaaagtGACAAACCACAATACAAgcatatgttaaaaaataaacttttactGAACATTAAAAGTGTATAATGTGAAACAGCCCAAAACGAAGTGAGACACATATATTATAATCATAACTCCTAAACATATATGTCAAAAAGGGATAAGAAGAACCAAGTTccataaagaataaattaaggTACCATTTGGCCTCTACTGAAATGTCTCTAAATTAGCAAAATGGTGCCTCCATTGGATAAGGATTTTTGAAGTTGGCATTGTGAGACCTCCAAACAAAGCCATTGTAGAGTTCACCAAACTCCAAATGCTCCATTATATGCAACCATTTCTTCATGTGTAGTGTGCAATTTCAATTTCCACTTCAAAAACCATTCTCTATTTGGCGTGGCTCCAAAAGGATATAAAGTGGCTTTCCATTAAGCTTGCATCTTACCTGAAAGAAGGCTATAGTTTGTTTCATTTCCATGatttgaaaaggaaaataagaaCATCATGGAACAACCAATTATATAGTTTCAAGCTATAGATATGTTTAAAAGATGAATTGTTAATATTAGTAATCTAGAAATATTGTATcagaaaaaaaagtatgaatTTGGTGAAGAACTTTACTTTAGCATGCCAAGAACAAGAAGATGGAATTTTGTAAGACTAGCTGGCAAAACACAACTTACAAAAGCAATGATTTAATTTAGCCAATACCTTGAGATCAGACAGACCAATCACACAAGCACACTCCACCACTTCAGCACCAGCACGTTCTACAAAATGAATTGAAAAGAAACTTAAGCATTTTAGGGACAAGACAAAAAAATAGGAGTTAAGtcataaagttttttttttatatttgaaaatgcATCTTTTTCTAGTATTGCACTATGTAGGAGTGTGACAAGACAGTCATATGAATGAATGAACCCTTAATTTAAAGTGCATCATGGTCTACACTCATAAGAAATTAAAGCTGAATACATCTTTAGTTACTCACCACAGAAACACATTGAATTTAGAAGAGAATTTTTCTTGCAAAAAagaatatagaacaaaacaGTTATTTCAATCATGAAAGCCTGCAAGAGCAAATCACCTAGAAGTCTAATTGCTGCTGATAGAGTTCCACCTGTGGCCACCAAATCATCAATAATTATCACCCGTTCACTGGATTCAACAGCCCCAACATGCAACTCCAAACAATCAGTGCCATATTCTAGAACATATTTTTCTGAAATTACTTCACCTAAACATGAAGCAAGTCAAAGATTAGGTGTGAATGTGTAGACCAAATTAATGCACAGGAACAAGTAGTAGTTTAAATTGATAGATACAGCTAAAAGAGCCTAAGAATCTTGTTGATGAGAATAGTTATTGGACCCCAGAGTTACTTTCAACTTACATGATCAATCAAATATTTACCATAAAAATAAGCAGAGAATGAACTGTTTCAAAGTACATAACATGCTTTATTTTGGTATCTTGTTTTCATAACTAGAATGAATCGTGATATGTCAAATAGTAGATGTATACTGATAAGATTGCTCACTGAAGATCAAGGACAGTACAGCCACAAACATCTATTCCAATTAAAACGATGATTCCATATACTATGACATTAGGGAACTTGTTTAGGTTCTTCCTCTAagaacaaaaaatacaaaagttgGAACCAATTTGAGATTGGATAAACGAGTAATCCACAAACATTAACAGTAAAACAGCACCATAAGTAATAATGAAAAACCAAATTATATGACTATGACAAGGCCTTTCCACTCAGAATAGACCCTCCCATCCACCGAAAATGGTCTTCATTCAGGTGCATTTCTTTTGGGCTAAGTTTGGTATATTCTACTTTTAACTTAAAACAGATTAAGATTAACAGTAGTGCTCAATTATGTTCAACACAACACAGATATACCTGGCAGCTTTCCAGCTTTGCATAAAGGAACAAACTTGGCACCAATGCCTAACGCAATTGAGGAACCAAAAATGAATCCCCTGGCTTCAACCCCTGCATATAATCCAATCCAATCGAATTGCATTAGCATGTAAACCAATAAAAGCCAACATTTACTAGCTCCTAAATCAAAAGGGTCACCATTATTAAGATATTGAACATGTTCACAGGGTTGCAAATGCCAGTGCAAATCGAATTGCCAAAACATAATCTTAAACATGATTTAGTAGTGCCATCTGAATAGCAAAATTCAGTGTTGCGTCATGAAAGGTAAACAACTAAGAGATTCAATGAATGCATCTTTTgcttaaaaagttaaaatgacTTATCATGCAATTATGATTATGACTCCAATACAATATTTAGCATTATGAAAAATTACGGACAAATACAACTATGCAGTCACAATTCTGTTCACGAAGATTCCAAAAACCTTGACGATGGAATTAAAATTGTGGTGAAAAGCAAACTTTGTAAACTTAGTTACCATGTATGAGTTTGATTTAACTGTTACCTAAAGGAACCTCTCAAGTTGAACCAGAAGAAAATTACTCTCACTCAGTTCTTACCCAACATAGAGCTTAAAGGAACAAAGGAAATAGTCATTCCCCTTGCAAATTTCAACATACATGCAGTTATGTATGAGAGAACTAAGAAGAGATATACAAAGAATACTTGATATATCagttgcattaaaaaaatgGCCAAAAGCAAACCCTTTTGAAACtaaaatagaagaagaacaTGGCTGATGCAGAACCTCAATTTCCCACAGAAATTGCTTCACCTTTCATGCAAAGAAGTTCATACATACACTACAGTACTCATATTTACTCGTCTTTCAATAGTAACAACAATaactaagaattaaaaaaagatgaaaatatgGTTTTGAGTTGTGAGTTCTAAAAGGGTCGTTCATGCAGAGGAAGATAGAGTATAGTTTGATTACCAGCAACAACAGAAATATCCATGTCTCTGTAACGATCAACAAAAATGCCAACCGCGTCTTTGAACGCGTTGTGATCCAACAACAATGTTGTTATGTCTTGAAACATTATTCCTGTGGTTCATTAAATTTAATAACAACAGCATAATTTataagaattgaaaaatgaaaaacttgGAAGTAGCTAAGTATCAGCATTCATCAGTATTAGTATCTTTAGTATTAGCACCAGACATTAGTATTATTGTAATGATGAAATTAAGACCTTGTTTGGGGAAGTGAGGCACCACTCTGATGGCTTCGGAGATGGCTTGAA from Phaseolus vulgaris cultivar G19833 chromosome 1, P. vulgaris v2.0, whole genome shotgun sequence carries:
- the LOC137813313 gene encoding adenine phosphoribosyltransferase 5-like isoform X2; amino-acid sequence: MFVLENGAKKGEDPRLQAISEAIRVVPHFPKQGIMFQDITTLLLDHNAFKDAVGIFVDRYRDMDISVVAGVEARGFIFGSSIALGIGAKFVPLCKAGKLPGEVISEKYVLEYGTDCLELHVGAVESSERVIIIDDLVATGGTLSAAIRLLERAGAEVVECACVIGLSDLKVRCKLNGKPLYILLEPRQIENGF
- the LOC137813313 gene encoding adenine phosphoribosyltransferase 5-like isoform X1, yielding MFVLENGAKKGEDPRLQAISEAIRVVPHFPKQGIMFQDITTLLLDHNAFKDAVGIFVDRYRDMDISVVAGVEARGFIFGSSIALGIGAKFVPLCKAGKLPGEVISEKYVLEYGTDCLELHVGAVESSERVIIIDDLVATGGTLSAAIRLLERAGAEVVECACVIGLSDLKPSFR
- the LOC137815368 gene encoding uncharacterized protein, translating into MTEGSTGFLIPWACLIDREVFPNKKVSAMSGQRKTFAQALRNTCNIPLSQLPTPCINGDMVVVRVDGEDNLAIGPWKSIPLGKGFYEFEFSSLEDMQWTLGMGSLPGLESTIFLWNIGDQGRYFPSLEALLLVERSDFAFLADVEYEWLPPFYSHYKMIGHELAHCRVIHDHVRVLRPQHKPSQKTTPYE